One segment of Toxotes jaculatrix isolate fToxJac2 chromosome 8, fToxJac2.pri, whole genome shotgun sequence DNA contains the following:
- the c8h1orf43 gene encoding protein C1orf43 homolog isoform X2, whose amino-acid sequence MRNDSLLSSINVVLVMAYGSLELRQEIEAKLCQVQKIHFEPRLLSPDDDRLKQGEHTDSYDYLYRMRALDAIRDTDLPFCELGGTSTAVTGKRFRTWLLQLRNSHCMFRDSQSSLIDIVLDGYNKARHGAETFGEAEFIKYQEALTELASVVKSHNSSSSTPSQHHQSAAKDLTSTTDPASSSSSPTQTTYLISTVQQRSKRPRHFLELKNFKDNYNTLDSTL is encoded by the exons ATGCGGAACGATTCTCTGCTCTCAAGCATCAATGTGGTGCTTGTGATGGCCTACGGAAGTCTG GAGCTGAGACAAGAAATTGAAGCCAAACTGTGCCAGGTCCAGAAAATCCACTTTGAGCCTCGTCTGCTATCCCCAGATGATGACCGGCTAAAGCAGGGAGAACACACTG attCCTATGACTACCTGTACAGGATGAGAGCACTGGATGCCATCAGAGACACTG ATCTCCCTTTCTGTGAACTGGGTGGGACATCCACCGCTGTGACGGGGAAGAGATTTCGGACCTGGCTTCTGCAGCTACGAAATTCCCACTGCATGTTCCGAGACAGCCAAAGCTCCCTCATTGACATAGTGCTGGATGGGTACAATAAAGCCCGCCACGGGGCAGAG ACTTTTGGTGAAGCAGAGTTTATAAAATACCAGGAAGCTCTAACTGAACTGGCCTCTGT CGTGAAGtctcacaacagcagcagcagcactccaAGCCAGCACCACCAGTCTGCAGCCAAAGACCTGACCAGTACCACAGATCCTGcgagctcctcctcctcccccacccaaACCACCTACCTCATATCTACAGTGCAGCAGCGTAGCAAGAGGCCCAGACACTTCCTGGAGCTGAAGAACTTTAAAGACAACTACAACACTCTGGACAGTACGCTCTGA
- the tuft1a gene encoding tuftelin 1a isoform X2, translating into MLSDEVSQIQEVRYCLKTLREQMAAKNKAHTNGWKVSVPFRKSASSAPKGGVKADGQEADDEAERTKLREVSKRLYAQLQEAEKKHQEEKERLQTEGSRLRERLSEQEEKLKSTEEASERKDKRIEELQRLLGGMEQESATLREAIRDREEELRELRKIREEGQKGDQRAEQLEKEVAILKEKIHHLDDMLKSQQRKVRHMIEQLQNSRMVIQERDRVIKELEEKVAFLEAENREMRDQMDYFLGGQRSNSYLSSERNPQIVYSKPIKLSTSSNKPLPFIKVIEIKS; encoded by the exons ATGTTGTCAGACGAAGTTTCACAGATACAGGAG GTGAGGTATTGCCTGAAGACACTAAGGGAGCAGATGGCGGCCAAAAACAAG GCGCACACAAACGGGTGGAAAGTCAGCGTTCCCTTCAGAAAGAGCGCCTCGTCTGCCCCCAAGGGAGGAGTTAAAGCTGACGGACAG GAAGCAGATGATGAAGCGGAGAGAACCAAGCTGAGGGAAGTCAGTAAGCGTTTATATGCACAGCTGCAGGAAGCTGAGAAGAAACAccaagaggagaaggagaggctGCAA ACTGAAGGCAGCAGGCTGAGGGAGCGTCTGAGTGAACAGGAGGAGAAGTTGAAGAGCACAGAAGAAGCCAGCGAGAGGAAAGACAAGCGCATCGAAGAGCTCCAGAGGTTGTTGGGAGGGATGGAGCAGGAGAGCGCCACCTTGCGGGAGGCAATCCGCGACCGTGAGGAGGAACTCCGCGAGCTGCGCAAGATCAGAGAGGAGGGCCAGAAAGGCGACCAGAG GGCTGAACAGTTGGAGAAGGAGGTGGCTATTCTAAAAGAAAAGATCCACCATCTGGATGACATGCTGAAAAGCCAACAGAGGAAAGTCAGACACATGATTGAACAG CTCCAGAACTCTCGCATGGTGATCCAGGAGAGAGACCGCGTGAtcaaagagctggaggagaaagtGGCGTTCTTGGAAGCTGAG AACCGAGAGATGCGTGACCAGATGGACTACTTCCTGGGAGGACAAAGGTCAAATTCCTACCTTTCATCAGAGCGTAATCCCCAGATTGTCTACAG TAAACCAATCAAGCTGTCCACTTCATCTAACAAACCACTCCCTTTCATCAAAGTCATTGAGATCAAGTCATGA
- the tuft1a gene encoding tuftelin 1a isoform X1, whose protein sequence is MNGTTRSLCTVEDIRNQEYGEGCRRLRLTLHDQSQAARSTEQHRDKPVGRAFALVQPASDRTVLTPEPVKSTEEQVEVIKVYLEARRQEQQKHQQSLKMLSDEVSQIQEVRYCLKTLREQMAAKNKAHTNGWKVSVPFRKSASSAPKGGVKADGQEADDEAERTKLREVSKRLYAQLQEAEKKHQEEKERLQTEGSRLRERLSEQEEKLKSTEEASERKDKRIEELQRLLGGMEQESATLREAIRDREEELRELRKIREEGQKGDQRAEQLEKEVAILKEKIHHLDDMLKSQQRKVRHMIEQLQNSRMVIQERDRVIKELEEKVAFLEAENREMRDQMDYFLGGQRSNSYLSSERNPQIVYSKPIKLSTSSNKPLPFIKVIEIKS, encoded by the exons ATGAACGGAACGACGAGAAGTCTGTGCACAGTTGAGGACATCAGAAACCAAGAATATGGA GAGGGGTGCAGGCGACTGCGGCTCACACTCCACGACCAGAGCCAGGCAGCTCGGAGCACGGAGCAGCACAGGGACAAG CCAGTCGGACGAGCGTTTGCACTGGTGCAGCCGGCCAGCGACAGGACAGTTTTGACCCCTGAACCGGTCAAGTCTACAGAGGAGCAGGTCGAAGTTATCAAG GTGTATTTAGAGGCCCGCAGAcaagagcagcagaaacaccagcAGAGCCTGAAGATGTTGTCAGACGAAGTTTCACAGATACAGGAG GTGAGGTATTGCCTGAAGACACTAAGGGAGCAGATGGCGGCCAAAAACAAG GCGCACACAAACGGGTGGAAAGTCAGCGTTCCCTTCAGAAAGAGCGCCTCGTCTGCCCCCAAGGGAGGAGTTAAAGCTGACGGACAG GAAGCAGATGATGAAGCGGAGAGAACCAAGCTGAGGGAAGTCAGTAAGCGTTTATATGCACAGCTGCAGGAAGCTGAGAAGAAACAccaagaggagaaggagaggctGCAA ACTGAAGGCAGCAGGCTGAGGGAGCGTCTGAGTGAACAGGAGGAGAAGTTGAAGAGCACAGAAGAAGCCAGCGAGAGGAAAGACAAGCGCATCGAAGAGCTCCAGAGGTTGTTGGGAGGGATGGAGCAGGAGAGCGCCACCTTGCGGGAGGCAATCCGCGACCGTGAGGAGGAACTCCGCGAGCTGCGCAAGATCAGAGAGGAGGGCCAGAAAGGCGACCAGAG GGCTGAACAGTTGGAGAAGGAGGTGGCTATTCTAAAAGAAAAGATCCACCATCTGGATGACATGCTGAAAAGCCAACAGAGGAAAGTCAGACACATGATTGAACAG CTCCAGAACTCTCGCATGGTGATCCAGGAGAGAGACCGCGTGAtcaaagagctggaggagaaagtGGCGTTCTTGGAAGCTGAG AACCGAGAGATGCGTGACCAGATGGACTACTTCCTGGGAGGACAAAGGTCAAATTCCTACCTTTCATCAGAGCGTAATCCCCAGATTGTCTACAG TAAACCAATCAAGCTGTCCACTTCATCTAACAAACCACTCCCTTTCATCAAAGTCATTGAGATCAAGTCATGA
- the c8h1orf43 gene encoding protein C1orf43 homolog isoform X1, which produces MRNDSLLSSINVVLVMAYGSLVFVLLFIFVKRQIMRFAMKSRRGPHVPLGHNAPKELRQEIEAKLCQVQKIHFEPRLLSPDDDRLKQGEHTDSYDYLYRMRALDAIRDTDLPFCELGGTSTAVTGKRFRTWLLQLRNSHCMFRDSQSSLIDIVLDGYNKARHGAETFGEAEFIKYQEALTELASVVKSHNSSSSTPSQHHQSAAKDLTSTTDPASSSSSPTQTTYLISTVQQRSKRPRHFLELKNFKDNYNTLDSTL; this is translated from the exons ATGCGGAACGATTCTCTGCTCTCAAGCATCAATGTGGTGCTTGTGATGGCCTACGGAAGTCTG gtgtttgttttgctgtttatcTTTGTCAAAAGACAAATTATGAGGTTTGCCATGAAGTCTCGAAGAGGACCACACGTTCCCCTTGGCCACAATGCACCTAAA GAGCTGAGACAAGAAATTGAAGCCAAACTGTGCCAGGTCCAGAAAATCCACTTTGAGCCTCGTCTGCTATCCCCAGATGATGACCGGCTAAAGCAGGGAGAACACACTG attCCTATGACTACCTGTACAGGATGAGAGCACTGGATGCCATCAGAGACACTG ATCTCCCTTTCTGTGAACTGGGTGGGACATCCACCGCTGTGACGGGGAAGAGATTTCGGACCTGGCTTCTGCAGCTACGAAATTCCCACTGCATGTTCCGAGACAGCCAAAGCTCCCTCATTGACATAGTGCTGGATGGGTACAATAAAGCCCGCCACGGGGCAGAG ACTTTTGGTGAAGCAGAGTTTATAAAATACCAGGAAGCTCTAACTGAACTGGCCTCTGT CGTGAAGtctcacaacagcagcagcagcactccaAGCCAGCACCACCAGTCTGCAGCCAAAGACCTGACCAGTACCACAGATCCTGcgagctcctcctcctcccccacccaaACCACCTACCTCATATCTACAGTGCAGCAGCGTAGCAAGAGGCCCAGACACTTCCTGGAGCTGAAGAACTTTAAAGACAACTACAACACTCTGGACAGTACGCTCTGA